In Alkalihalobacillus sp. AL-G, the genomic stretch CTAGCATTCCTCTGGTGTACCTGTGTTTGTGGCCGTTTTGAACGAAGAGCCGCAACCACATGAAGCAATTGCATTCGGATTATCGATCGTGAAGCCACCGCCCATCATGTTTTGCTTATAATCAATGATCACACCTTCAAGGATTTTCTTGCTTTCCGGGTCGACAATGACTCCAATTCCATGCTGTTCAAACTTTGTATCGCTTTCCTTTACCTCTGAGTCAAAGCCCATCCCATATGAAAGGCCGCTACAGCCTCCACCTTGAACTCCGACACGAAGAAAGAGGTTTTCGTCTTCTTCAGCAGCCATCATTTGCTTTATTTGATCTACGGCAGATTCTGTGATGGTAATCACTTGAATCACTCCTTTCATACTCTTATCCCTAGTATACAGGGGAGCTAAGTGAAGCTCAACCGTCGTCGACTTTACCTTTAGACGTTTTGTTTTAATCGTAAAAGGTCATTGTGCTTTCTGTCAATTTCCTGGCTATAGTACAACACTTTTGGGTGATTCAACCCTAGAACGCTTGCGGTACGAATCATCTCTTTACGCAAACATTCGATATGTTCATTATAATTTTTGAACAGTTCCCGATTAGATGTTGTTAACATTCGTCACCACTCCTGGGGGCATTTACACATTAGCTTTGTTCGTACTTAGACTTTTGGTATTCACATGTCGAGTTAGCCTTTCGAAATTCATCTACTACTTATTATAATAGTAGGTTCCTTCACAAATGGTGACAGCAGGACCAGCCATTAACACCTCTCCCTGTGCCGTC encodes the following:
- the erpA gene encoding iron-sulfur cluster insertion protein ErpA; the protein is MKGVIQVITITESAVDQIKQMMAAEEDENLFLRVGVQGGGCSGLSYGMGFDSEVKESDTKFEQHGIGVIVDPESKKILEGVIIDYKQNMMGGGFTIDNPNAIASCGCGSSFKTATNTGTPEEC
- a CDS encoding aspartyl-phosphate phosphatase Spo0E family protein, yielding MLTTSNRELFKNYNEHIECLRKEMIRTASVLGLNHPKVLYYSQEIDRKHNDLLRLKQNV